The Gadus macrocephalus chromosome 20, ASM3116895v1 genome includes a region encoding these proteins:
- the eef1akmt1 gene encoding EEF1A lysine methyltransferase 1 isoform X2: protein MSDSDDDVPRLSADTLAALQEFYNETSHPDAPTAASADKFSVGAVGEDWGMSQFWYDDVTATRLAEEVVQEAGDGGRIACVSAPSVYQKLKQGLVEGSDRISAVLLEYDRRFAAYGDDFLFYDYNHPLALPAALQGAFDIVLVDPPYLALECLSKVTQTVKYLSKGKVLLCTGAIMEEHAEELLGLRRCGFLPKHNKNLANEFRCFTSYDSRLLSC, encoded by the exons ATGAGTGACAGCGATGATGACGTGCCGCGGCTGTCTGCGGACACGCTGGCTGCACTGCAGGAGTTCTACAACGAGACATCCCACCCCGACGCCCCCACTGCTGCCTCTGCAGACAAATTCTCTGTGGGAGCAGTAGGAGAGGACTGG ggtatGAGTCAGTTCTGGTATGACGATGTAACTGCCACCCGGTTGGCTGAGGAGGTGGTCCAAGAGGCGGGAGATGGTGGGCG gataGCGTGCGTGAGCGCCCCCAGTGTGTACCAGAAGCTGAAGCAGGGACTCGTCGAGGGTTCTGACCGGATCTCGGCCGTGTTGCTAGAGTACGACCGGCGCTTCGCCGCCTACGGCGATGACTTCCTCTTCTACGACTACAACCATCCGCTGGCACTGCCCGCGGCCCTGCAGGGGGCCTTCGACATTGTGCTGGTGGACCCCCCCTACCTCGCCCTCGAGTGTCTCTCGAAGGTCACCCAGACGGTGAAGTACCTGAGCAAGGGAAAGGTGCTGCTCTGCACAG GAGCCATCATGGAGGAGCACGCCGAAGAGCTTCTGGGACTGAGGAGGTGCGGCTTcctccccaaacacaacaaGAACCTGGCCAACGAGTTCCGCTGCTTCACCAGCTACGACTCCCGCCTCCTCTCGTGCtga
- the eef1akmt1 gene encoding EEF1A lysine methyltransferase 1 isoform X1 has translation MVDALCWACKEMSDSDDDVPRLSADTLAALQEFYNETSHPDAPTAASADKFSVGAVGEDWGMSQFWYDDVTATRLAEEVVQEAGDGGRIACVSAPSVYQKLKQGLVEGSDRISAVLLEYDRRFAAYGDDFLFYDYNHPLALPAALQGAFDIVLVDPPYLALECLSKVTQTVKYLSKGKVLLCTGAIMEEHAEELLGLRRCGFLPKHNKNLANEFRCFTSYDSRLLSC, from the exons ATGGTTGATGCCCTGTGTTGGGCCTGCAAA GAGATGAGTGACAGCGATGATGACGTGCCGCGGCTGTCTGCGGACACGCTGGCTGCACTGCAGGAGTTCTACAACGAGACATCCCACCCCGACGCCCCCACTGCTGCCTCTGCAGACAAATTCTCTGTGGGAGCAGTAGGAGAGGACTGG ggtatGAGTCAGTTCTGGTATGACGATGTAACTGCCACCCGGTTGGCTGAGGAGGTGGTCCAAGAGGCGGGAGATGGTGGGCG gataGCGTGCGTGAGCGCCCCCAGTGTGTACCAGAAGCTGAAGCAGGGACTCGTCGAGGGTTCTGACCGGATCTCGGCCGTGTTGCTAGAGTACGACCGGCGCTTCGCCGCCTACGGCGATGACTTCCTCTTCTACGACTACAACCATCCGCTGGCACTGCCCGCGGCCCTGCAGGGGGCCTTCGACATTGTGCTGGTGGACCCCCCCTACCTCGCCCTCGAGTGTCTCTCGAAGGTCACCCAGACGGTGAAGTACCTGAGCAAGGGAAAGGTGCTGCTCTGCACAG GAGCCATCATGGAGGAGCACGCCGAAGAGCTTCTGGGACTGAGGAGGTGCGGCTTcctccccaaacacaacaaGAACCTGGCCAACGAGTTCCGCTGCTTCACCAGCTACGACTCCCGCCTCCTCTCGTGCtga